The genomic window AAAGGCTCGTCTTAATACACATTGGAGGTTGATACCACTGCATTAAGGAAATTGCTTCGCTTACTTTGCATTTTATCAGACAAGGACGCGATTGATAGATGGTTCTAGAAAGGTAATGAGACAAGTAGTATTCGTTATGTGTggaaaaattgttataaactaGCGTTTCTTTTATGTGTCCCTACCTTTTTTTCTTGCGACATTAGAAACCTTTCCTTTTCACgtaagatacgcttactttggggctagatggcgatgtgtattgtcgtagtatttttatttatttatataaaaatttgctcaatttttgacgtgacaacgtcttataattcgatggagccggctgcacgcacgaaaaaacatgacgtttgcggcgttacctcgatctgaggcgttccattcaattcttgaagtgcaagcgagagcgcggaacgagcaacaaagaggcacagtcggcctccgcgttcgacatctgtctctctcctacttgagtgagcgatgcgtccgcgcggacagcttctatacaataatacatttacatgttttcggcaaggatgaagtgcagtgaaaagtgaaagtggtgtcaattgtttatagcaacgataatatctatcaaacaaataaaattaaaattttcttttgaaaaagtaaccattccatcagtattttcttacgacgttgtcacgttcaactatcgtcagtaagccgactttacagacaaacaatttttaatctttattatggtttgaagcggtaatagcgcattgggcaagAGCTctacttccctttcggggggccgagttcaaatcccagcacgcacctctaacttttctaagttatttgcgttttaagtaattaaaatattacttgcttcaacggtgaaggaaaacatcgtgaggaaacctgcacgcctgagagttctacataatgtgctCAAGGGCGTGTTgaatccaccaatctgcactaggccagcgtggtggactacggcctttaccgcttctcattgtgggaggagacccgtgctctgtattgggccggtaatggcttggTAAGCATCAACAAAAAGATACGTTTTCTCAAAATTTCAACTTTACTGATTACATATATAAGCAGGAAGGAAAGTTGACAAACTTTTATTCCTGCTGACAGCAGGAAGGAAAGTTAGTCAACTTTCCTTCCTGCTGTCAGCGGTCTGTAAACGGACAGAGAGTTGAGGGTAGTAGGCTCCCTTTAGCATCTTTCGAGCACGCAAACCTAAATAGAAAACCGGTCAAGTCCGAGTCGGCTCCATGCACTTCGGGTTCCGGACCATTATCAAAAACACTCATGTCTGTTTTATGCGAGCCtcctgaaatatttttttttctgtttattgttatagcggcagCAGAAATACcttgtgaaaatttcaactaactatcacagttcatgagatacagcctggtggcagacggatagacagacagacagatggacAGCAAAGCCTTAGTAATAGGATCccattttaccctttgggtacggaaacCTAATCAAACACTAAAGTAATACGCACGTGAATACCTGAAAAAGCCCCGTAACATATGACTCGCCCCTTTTTACGGAATTCGTCATCGTTTAATTTTGTTCCTTTAACGGTCTGCATACTGTGACTTATGAGTCACGGTGAATGATAGCgcagttttattaaagtttattgcaGTATGCTGAAAAAGACTTGAGGCCCGAGTAAAGAGTCGTTGCTGAGCGATGTCTTAAGCCAAGTACTTCCATTCTATTTCTAACTTTTAGTCATTATACTTTGGCATTATACTTTAGCATCTACTTTATTTTAAGTTCAACCTAATATTAAGCCAATACTTAACATAGCCACAGTACAGAGTTTTGTGGACTTAGAACGTTTTAAGCATAGATGTTCCATATTATGGacttttaaaaaagtttttcactTTAATGGTTGTTTGCTTGTCAATTTATGCCACAACTCCGGCGGTGTCGATTAAGCAAATAGTAGTCgaaaaattgaagaaataaacacgaaataataataaaaatctatatattatataaaagaaagcctggaccaatttttatgatatttgattttttggattcctcttagtccggaataggataataagtattaaaataaaacatttaccaaaaaaaaaataatgatccgCGATACGAAGTTCGCCTGGACAactagtaaacaataaaaatccaaatatttttCCTTTATATTTTCCCATTAGGAAAAGGCTAAGGTATATATCCTTACAGCCATTAAAAACCAAACTCGTGGAGAATAGCTGATACCTAATTTATAAACGCCGCAACATTATTGTAAACCAACTgcgtttgaatttaaattaattaaacggGTAAAAAGATGATAACgctgttattgttttaattgcaaggacaatcataattattatgccCAATTTAGAGTTGTGACTCATTCCATAATTTGtaaaacctactaatattataaaggctgccgattggcgcagcggacagcgactctgctttctgattGGATTCTCACAACTGTATAAGAAAATGTTTGTCCGATGAACGtcactgtttttcagtgtctgggtgtttatatgtaaattataagtatttatgtatattattcataaaaatatacatcagtcatcttagcacccataacacaagctacgcttactttggggctagatggcgatgtatgtattgccgtagtatatttatttactatttatttatttaaacgcgATGAGTTTCTTTTGTTACAACTTAAAAGCCGGCAGTTACAACTTAAAGTTCACACGGCGaagtgatgatttttttattccactacaagttagcccttcactgcaatctcacctggtaagtgatgcagtctaagatggtaatggacTTACCTGTacggggtatggcagttttattaaccCCATACCTCTAAAAGCTGACTTGGCGGCACGTCCCTGTCGGTAGAGTGGCCAGCCTCGGACAAAGCTTCCCAACAGACCCTGTCCCTACTGGGGATCGAACCGGTTACCTCCCACTTCAATCCACAGCACTCACGACTGCGTCCGAGAAGTCGTTGCTGCAGTTTCAAGTTCTTAATGTTAACTtacttatatatgttatatatatgtatgtgcaCCTATATATTGGGACATAGCAGAGGAGATTTGACGTAGCTcttctggggaagtactacgtGCTTATCCCGACGCGCTCATTCATTGATCTGCCAGCAGTGAGGAGagcatacaataatataaacacacaatAAACATACAATGTTAAATTTGTCGTAGTCATGTCATAGGTAGcgttcaattttaatgtattattaaagTTCTAGGCTACaccatttttaaatacaatgttaaaaattaacaacGAAATTAATCGAATTCTGTGTATTTTGGTTGTTGGGAATGCATCCGTATATTTAAAGGGAAGTTGTAATTTGGCGTGCTATGCAAAGCAATGAATGACCTTAGACcttacactctaaaaaaagaaagccaactaagagagattatctcttagttgacgttatataaattataacaattatgataataaacataacaacaaaagctgattagttatagcagcaagttcactatagattgagctaacaatgtaggtatgttcattgattctaacaaataaatacgttgtttctattattatttacttctttgtatgattagatcatttttaattatttagcttaaacaagtacgtaaattgaatcagttaagaatatgccttagttaagtaacaataataggagcaatacagttgcccagtccattgaattatgataaacaatcattatcatcttatttgatgtatctatgttcttgttaggctcgtatggaatcaagatgcttgatcacaacaatcactatcttgttaggaataaccaatttttttttagagtgtaatAGTACTATTATCTtgcattgctgtattccggtctgaggACGTCAAAAATCTAAATCCCTATATCGGCCTACCTCTATAGTCGACATAACAAAAAGGTTAATCAACTTTGCCAGACGAGAATATCATTAATGCGattttaatttgcataaaaTGATGAATATCCCGCGGCACAGTTCAGTggcattacaaatctttgaaaggACTTTTGGTAACTCATGTTCTTGAACATTAATCATTTAGACACCTAAGACTGTAGAACTTTGGTAAATATTATTAACCGGCTGCGTTCTGCGTTCTATCatttcattatcaacccataactGGTCCAGTACAGGCAGTAGCGTGCAAagaaagggtatgcacagggtatgcagttaagtgcagaaaatctccagtacgagttatgaatacttaacggtaggctttttaccggagatttttttttattttatattattgtgggTACGCCACtgagtacagggcacgggttttctccTAGAAAGAGAAATTGTATTGCTTCCATACAATTGAGTAGCTGAACAACGCGCATTACACCTTGGCTcatcagcaacactccatgcaGCACTTGGCGACCAAGGCTACCTGCTatgcttctggagtgagctcggctggaaTCCGAATCAGCTGccacacgtacaacggacggtttcAGGCCAACTAAGTGCGGTAATAAAGAGAAGTGTGAAGTCGAGTACACTACaatggtccagtgcggattggtagacttcacacgcctttgagaacattatgaagaacactcaggtttcctcacgatgttttccttcaccgttaaagcaaatgataaattgcaataattaaattaaaaactaatatacTTCTAAAAAGCTACGAGACCGGGGAACGAACTCGCTAACCCGGATCCTTcgtaaattatacaaaagtCAAAACATAAAACCTTGTCGTAGTTCGGAAATCGGTCAGCAGGTGTCTTGCTGGAATCGAACAATCACATGTCCCAAAGAGACATATCAACTATTTGAATCCTTAACTACCGTCAGTATTCgatctattttaattaaaaatcattcattATATTAAAACGATTGTTTGCAATATAACAGACACATAAGTATCAACAGCAGCGGGTACAAACAAATCAATAAAAGTAAAGTGAACGAAATAAAACGAGTGATCGACAAAATTGTTCCACATCACGAGAGTCGGTCTTGGTATAGTGGACACGGGCGGTTatgttttatcataaaaataaagtattatgtTACTACGACAGGAATACCGCAAATGCCAGTACCTGGTTCGTTGTTTACTAGTAATGAGAGCACTATCTAtctaataattaaattcaaaatttatttattcatcacaggcacttatgaagcgttcatagatacataaataactaaataaatatactacgacaatacacacatctccacctagttccaaagtaagcgtagcttgtgttatggatactaagataactgatgtttatattttaagagtaatatacataaatacttataatatatacataaacacccagacactgaaaacatttacgttcatcacactaacatttttcagttgtgggaatcgaacccacggccttggactcagaaatcggccgtctaatgtatgcttacataattgtaaggggatggtgataacttcgttcgccaacttaaacctaatgctacgagggtttcaaacgcgccctggtctaagaagagcccacaacaaacttagctgggtaaactgttttttttgttatcaccatctcacagtaaatttatatttagctttgaagctagagcaattcacacccaagcttaaTACGTTTAAAAGAATCGTAGCTGATAACCTGAAGGGTGGTCAGGCTCACCAGGAGTTGTCGACTTTTGGATTAACTTAAGGATTACTGACATTTAGTCCGAACTCTTTACACCCACGTAACCGTTTATGAGGACCACGTCCGTATGCAGACGTCAGAAATCGCGGCCCTCGTCTTTGCCGGCTCACTCACTCTTTTTGGGACTCAACGGGATAACGTGTGAGAACAGCTCCTCGCCACTTGCCTCATTCTTAGTTTAGTAGTGAGTCGAGCAATTACCTTATAGATGGAAATGACTAAAATCCAGATTGAATTCATCCATATATTAACACACTCGCGCATAAAGCACACTGCAgacgaaattattaataacgCTAAGCAAAGTTATAAGTactcaatatataaaatatataaaaggtaaaCATAGTAAAAGCTCCTATAGAAGTTTCCTAGTATTATCAACCTTTCTAGTTCGGCCGTTTACACCGAATATTGGAAAATAACTTCTAACCATCCAAAATCCAAAATGTTACCTACATATCCTACACATGACAAATAATTTAACTAGCTTCGTCTTcgcccgcgacatcgtctgcgtttgattttgttttttgatgtggcattcaatttagctgtagttctaaaaaagtttaaagtattcagtatcgctaaaccttaaatgaggggtttgctgctgtccgctgaggagttctgtcctcaatATCCAACCATATTCATcaaatctacacaaagtttgggcaaaattaaacacatacaaaaataattatttaaacaggttataatttgtcggagctatagtgtaaaatcgttatGATAACCTCTATTCAAAActttcaaacactttcatcccctctcccaaaggaacctagtttaaagtcgggataaaaagtatcctatattacttccaacacttccaagaatatgtgtacacagtttcatgaggatcggttaagtcgtttttgcgtgaaagcgtaacaaacaaacttacattcacatttataatattatttatttatcataatgtTAGTTATGTGAATTATActcgtaggtatattttttacttctgtgctataattataacactaataataaaatcgTTTTCCTCCTGGCAaataagatgaaataaaatatttaatgttttgttaCAGCGATGGAAGGCGGCGCGTGGTGCGCTCGCGACATATCATTGCGCGCGCAGAAGAAGTTCCTATCCAGGGTAGGCGGAGCTGCCAGTGCTCGCTCGCTGGTCCTCGACGAGCACGCGGCTAAACTCCTTGATCAGGTATGTAGAACTTTTACTCTTTGATGTTTATGTATCCCTGGTACATTTAACTGTGCACGATGTAATAAAAACACAGGtctattaatatcccactgctgggcaggcTTCCTCCTTCGTATTAAAGAGCTGGGTCCCTCCATACTGTTTCAATGCTTTGTGGGcttatttgttcttttatttccGCATGTTAGAGATAATAACTGGGACCAACAGACACTGCCAATTTCCTTGCTCCAGGCTGGTAATTAGAAATCCTTTgctaaaatacttaataacCGAAAAATTTATGAACAAACTATTGGAAATAATAACTTTCAAACATGCATATATAGTGGCGCTTATAAAGTAGTCCATTATCAATAAGCTTAtaagagtccactgctggacgttgGGCAGACGTCGTTCTTCAGACCCTCCAATAACAGTCCCAATATAACAACAAATCACAAAACAGCGTCTACATTTGGCGGTATATTATATCACCTTTGTCACAACtactaaaatgttaaatgtaaattgctaatgttggaaaagagcaactgctgagtttcttgccggcttcttctctgtagaatctgccttccgcaccggtggtagagtctctagaaacagacttgacgtttaaatagtgcttatattaggcgtacttgaaataaatttattttgaatttggaattttgaatacgtttttaatgtattaaaattcgTACTACGGGTTTTAACAACTGGGAGCCAAGTGCGAGATATATTACAACGTACATTTACTTATTCAATCGtgtaaaagttaactacgatttgagTGGAAACGAAAGATGGCCATCTAGTTTCATTACTGAGAAACTGTTAAGAATAAGTGAACGTGGGTAGAAAATCTCAGCCTAGGCACCCTGGTCATCGAATTAGCCTACAATAGGTTAGCATGTTGTATCTAAAATTGCTCCATCATTTATCATTAGGCGAGATCGTTCATCGTAGTAAATTGCAAGCCTATTAGAAATTGCTACGGAGAAAACAGTATAGAATACTTAAACGTGGACCAGAAATGACCTTTGACTAGCTTATAATAAAAGCTAATTAAAATCcgttacactaaaaagtaattaaaagatcGTTTACATTATAGgacaagttacaaaaaaatttagtatacgCTTACTCGCACGCGGTCTCTACTCTAGCTTCCTcttaaaaaatgttaatgtttgaTGTCTGTTTCAGTTCCTCACAGTGCTCCGTGAGCGTGTAGAAAAGAGAGAGGCAGAGAAGCTTGTAAAGCATGTGATCAAAGCTGCGGTGAAGCTGGGTGTACTACGGCGTCATGGACAACTGTCTGCGGCAGACGACCGCGCTCTTGCTGCTTTCCGTTCAAAGTTTCATGTAAGTGTCAACACGAAACATGCttacttaggttttttttttttttataaagtaataatttatggaCTTAACAGATGGCCGACGGTATCTCAataatataaacagagcaaacaCTTCATATGCTAGGAACCAGTCCTGCAAAGTGTCACCTTATGTCTACTGACCTGACGCGTGGGCGGTGGCAGAAATAGGTGTGTCAGAAATTCCTTAGATAAGCTCTatcgcttagcgggacgtctttgtcatagggtggtaactagccacgaccaaagccggACCAGACgcgagaaaattcagaaattaaaattcccaaatttcccctgccggaaatcgaactagggacctcctacttaaatttatagcgctcaccgttgcgccacggaggttgtcaaaaataatGTCTAACAAAACAACGTTTCAGACGGTGTTGATGGCAGTGGTTTCATTCTGCGAGGTAGATTTCTCCTATGATCGAGGCTTCCTTCAAGATGCTCTCCGCGACTCCCACCAGTCACTAAAGTAAGTAAGAgtatcataaatttatttttaaggcagCAGATATGAAAATACCTTTTTACATGTAGACAAAGGCGCCTCAACAGAGGATATTTCGAAATATATCTTTGAAGAGactaataagtaagtaagtgtTCAATTATCTAAGATAAGAATGAAACAGGTGTGTATGGATGAAAATATGTGGCCAGAATGAATAGCGTTTAGACGATGCATCTTTTTTAAGCACAAAGGCAAGCACGCTCCTCAGACGGCGGAGACAGCGGCAACGGTGTGTAACTAAATAACtcttaaaggaaaaaaaaaataggaaaatccctttatggagcactgggttggtacacacgggaggagattcctaattttttattatttataggtttgaccaattttagtttagaatatagtaaataagataattgttattgttgtagctatggatttttatctgaattaaacgttattattattattattattattataaatatacaatgagTAATAAACTTAGTTTGCtatgctgtactccgcgaaatgcaAAAGAATCTTTgcggtataatttataatttaaatcaattaaaaattgcTCAGACAAtctcgaagcggtgatagcgggTACCAGTGgggacttcacttccgggggccgagttcgtatcccagcacacacctctaacttttaaaagttatatgcgtttttatgcaattaaactgcacttgcttcaacggtgaaggtatgGCGGCTGTTCCGTGGGGAGTCCAATAATACGCTGGAGTCTTGGTCTCTTGGGCTACAATTTGGCAGCGGACCCGTGGGTGTTCAATAATACGCTGGATACTTagtattatttgatttattctCCTTTAGAAGTGGTAATAACAAAGTGACAATCTTATTCTTATGTCAATCGAGTAGGTGACGGCTGCTTCGTATCGTTCGGAAATAAAACGTTTCGTTCGACGCATTCGCCACAaaagtaaacatcgtgaggaaacctgtacgtctgagagttctctataatgttctcaaaggtgtgtctcatcatcaactcattaccggcccactacagggtacgggtctcctctcagagtgagaaggacTTCAAACGCCCTTTGAAaacagtttcctcacgatgttttccttcaccgtttaaagcaagtgatatataaattgcttaaataaacaACGCACATAACACTAAAAAGTCAGTGGCGTGTGCCGGGGCCCGAACTCTGTCTTTACGCCGAAGCCGAAGCCTCACCCACtaatctatcaccgcttcattttgTAATCTTCATTGTATAACACAATTTAACGCAGCCGCCTGCATCTCAAAATCATATGGTGAAACTGAAAAACTTCTGGCAGTCTTAGGATcgaaataatatgcaaaactcttacacacacacacacacacagacacgcacacacacacaaatacatacgTACAAACAcctacacacacacgcaaaacaactttatatgtgtatatataatttaatataataattatcttgtataagcaaacatatacgcgtACAAGTACCAACGCGACGCAAACTCGcacacgcacaatcatacactcaatcatcgagacaacaatttaaggagagcactgtcgcctctaatacaggtttttacctaaatcaggtaCCTAGATAcctagattttaaattgcaccattacatgcatttattacatacacaccaatataagatgtgaggtacgcatttggttgtataattatcataattactttactttacttgtatgataaataaataaaataaatattttgctagCACTAAGTAGAATAAggtgaaatgtaatttataagattgttaatagaggctattattattatattattgttatctatccaatatttatcaaaatactagctgtcccggcgaactacGTGACgcggataattttattttttttgattttatattttaatacttattatcctattccggtcttagaggaatccaaaaaatctaatatcaatAAACaatggtccagccgttcttgagttataaatggtgtaactaacacaactttcttttatatatatagagataataatcttactttaataattactcatatttaagtatgttttagtatatataagtttattattttttatatttattattattagtattttatgtgtgtaatcttgataagtattagtgtgtaattgttcgtaagtatgtatataataataatacaccccccAAAaaggtttcccttggttttcctaatcctaaggttgcctggaagagatcgctactaagcgataaggccgccctttgtatcctactttttaagtttatttttgttatatccattgttttttttttcctatttgtggtgtacaaataaagtgtaaaaataaataaaataaataatctttacaCTATGTTTAAGTGTTGACTGGATTCAATTACTTTGGTGCTTTCTACGTTagattacatttaatttatttccattaATTTCTCATTTTCAGATCGGTGGTAGAGCGACACCTATCGGACAAATCTGTCTCCAGGCTCGCTGGAGTATTTGGGCTCGCTTCAAGATCCGACCTCCTCGATTCCCTGTTCGCGGGACAAATTGATGAGAACGTCCTCAAACTGACCAGGATGCTTCGGAAAGAACTGGATAGGGGGTTGCTATAATCCGAGAGAACGAGACCAAGTATGCCGTCCTACTCTAAAACTATGCGTATCTACCATCTCAAATCGGTCTCATAATAGGATCTTCGTCTTATGCTATGATAAATAATGGGATCACTTAAATATCGTCTTTACAAATGATGACGTCATGAACTTTTAGATGCATGCTGTTGCACGTGTTACATTGTATCGCTTCAGGCAATTCACTTGCACTGGCATTGTATcggttttagttttatttttaatgctctCTAAAGTCGAAAATACGGTCGGGGAAAGGCCGACGATGTTTATACAACTGTCGAGACTGTTATGAATACTCAGTGCATCGGTTTCGTTCTTTGCTCGTATTTATTGTGAGGTTTTGAACTTTGATTGATTACTGGTCTTCGTTACGCTCCAACTACACTTTGACGGTTTCGGCATCTTCACATAAACAATgcaatgcatataaaaattaactaaaaaacataaatatgcaAATGTATGTTTATCATACAAAGTTCAGAATAAAAATTTTGTCGGttgtttggcgcagtggtcagcgacgcagccttctgagcccaaggccgtgggttcgattccggaaaaggtgatgaacatgaatgtttttcagtgtcttggtgtttatctatatattatgtgtattaaaatattcatcagttatcttagtacccataacacaaggtacttttactttggggctagatggcgatgtgtgttgttTAATAATTTGATCGCAGCGGAGACCGAAAATCAATCCAAGGTTTAAAG from Pararge aegeria chromosome 20, ilParAegt1.1, whole genome shotgun sequence includes these protein-coding regions:
- the LOC120632640 gene encoding tumor necrosis factor, alpha-induced protein 8-like protein 2 A gives rise to the protein MEGGAWCARDISLRAQKKFLSRVGGAASARSLVLDEHAAKLLDQFLTVLRERVEKREAEKLVKHVIKAAVKLGVLRRHGQLSAADDRALAAFRSKFHTVLMAVVSFCEVDFSYDRGFLQDALRDSHQSLKSVVERHLSDKSVSRLAGVFGLASRSDLLDSLFAGQIDENVLKLTRMLRKELDRGLL